In Drosophila teissieri strain GT53w chromosome 2R, Prin_Dtei_1.1, whole genome shotgun sequence, the following proteins share a genomic window:
- the LOC122613948 gene encoding uncharacterized protein LOC122613948 isoform X1, which translates to MGKHRTAQQDAIFVAFMERHPIISKNYLKGDKQAAEAAWKRLSNELNSVGPPVKEASEWKRVWKDWKSCIRKKITNNRLEDSKATGKGSLYQDTLTPLEDAVAVICDLYDMADTIAEACPRAQSEMSHGVSLKCIKTDQDDSTVTDNHEYEDEDCSINIRPLSVQLEHSFSANTSHTTHKKRKRSKENASEMEQERSVPVLLDIARELSDLNRRSRLNAQRTKANTDALLALGTQIADLMQQQLKERKRLNAIMEKFVLKMESTD; encoded by the exons AT GGGTAAGCACAGAACAGCCCAACAGGATGCAATCTTCGTAGCATTCATGGAACGGCATCCAATCATCTCGAAAAATTATCTTAAAGGCGACAAGCAAGCGGCGGAGGCAGCGTGGAAGAGATTGTCAAATGAACTAAATAGTGTTGGACCCCCTGTCAAGGAAGCCAGCGAATGGAAACGG GTTTGGAAAGACTGGAAAAGTTgtattcgaaaaaaaattactaaTAATCGGCTAGAGGACTCTAAGGCTACTGGCAAAGGATCGCTATACCAAGATACTCTCACTCCCCTGGAGGATGCAGTTGCTGTAATCTGCGACTTATACGATATGGCAGACACCATCGCCGAAGCCTGTCCCAGGGCTCAATCTGAAATGAGCCACGGAGTTTCtctaaaatgcataaaaaccGACCAAGACGATTCCACGGTGACAGATAATC ACGAGTATGAGGATGAAGATTGCTCTATCAATATTAGACCTTTGAGTGTTCAGTTAGAGCATAGCTTTAGCGCTAACACTTCACATACTACtcataaaaaaagaaagcgtAGTAAAGAAAATGCTTCAGAAATGGAACAAGAACGTTCTGTTCCGGTTCTTTTGGATATAGCAAGAGAGCTTAGTGACTTAAATAGACGATCCCGCTTAAACGCCCAGCGAACTAAAGCTAACACCGATGCATTATTAGCACTGGGTACGCAGATAGCGGATTTAATGCAGCAGCAGTTAAAGGAACGTAAGCGACTTAACGCCATAATGGAGAAATTTGTACTGAAAATGGAATCCACCGATTAG
- the LOC122614162 gene encoding MORN repeat-containing protein 3, producing the protein MSTCLERFFCPNKPICSSGRRATFYYPGGGTYSGYWLCNKHQGWGVKKTAKRTSQYFFGKKHPEGQLIYEGDWVMNKRQGVGSMLRKRGTEVQLIYSGRWYDDMKCGEGKQFYSDGCVYFGKWIRNRRHGLGIQWYNDGNIYAGEWETDFRHGLGVMFYANGNRYEGHFARGYKNGEGVFYHMHTGQIQKGMWENDNLKTSVIQDEQKIRCNTAITSYPIPRNCLKYPNEIMRELFQRYKAFSNKPHRRFNDRVSLAFIHHHRQYASCEERFASPTIVNLYPKAEFGCTCDCENVARNEANFSQI; encoded by the exons ATGAGTACCTGCCTGGAACGATTTTTTTGTCCCAATAAACCCATCTGCAGCTCGGGCAGAAGAGCCACGTTCTATTATCCTGGCGGAGGGACCTACTCTGGCTACTGGTTATGCAACAAACATCAGGGCTGGGGCGTCAAAAAGACGGCAAAACGAACTAGCCAGTACTTTTTTGGTAAAAAACATCCTGAAGGCCAGCTCATTTATGAAGGGGACTGGGTGATGAACAAACGACAAGGAGTCGGATCAATGCTACGAAAACGCGGAACAGAAGTACAACTGATATATTCGGGAAGATGGTACGATGACATGAAATGTGGAGAAGGTAAACAATTCTATTCCGACGGATGCGTCTACTTTGGAAAATGGATAAGAAATCGACGGCACGGTTTGGGAATCCAGTGGTACAACGATGGGAATATCTATGCGGGCGAATGGGAGACAGATTTCCGGCACGGACTTGGGGTCATGTTTTACG CCAATGGAAACCGGTACGAAGGACACTTTGCACGTGGATACAAAAATGGCGAGGGTGTTTTCTATCATATGCATACGGGACAAATTCAGAAGGGGATGTGGGAAAATGATAATTTAAAGACGTCGGTAATACAGGATGAACAAAAAATCCGCTGTAATACTGCAATAACATCATATCCGATTCCGCGAAACTGTCTTAAGTACCCCAACGAAATAATGCGAGAACTTTTTCAAAGGTACAAAGCTTTTAGCAATAAGCCCCATCGTAGATTCAATGACAGGGTCAGTCTTGCCTTCATTCACCATCACCGACAGTATGCCTCTTGCGAAGAACGTTTCGCTTCACCAACAATTGTAAACCTATACCCCAAAGCTGAGTTTGGATGCACTTGCGACTGCGAAAATGTTGCCCGAAACGAAGCCAACTTTAGTCAGATATAG
- the LOC122614012 gene encoding protein takeout — MIYYRGFEGLVLLLVCLALQYTVIFANLPSTIRPCARNEPLLERCIINAVYQIRPLLVHGNLGDGFTTPPLEPLFLDNIELGLTSQFQAVFTDLEANGGSNFVIDRLIAKPLDTSYDLWITLPRIDFRGKYSLHLNWLLLDIKGKGNMQGYCENAKAFVKIRGSRYLRNGKEYVKFTKMTMRIDFEDFKLNLANLFSGDRILGDVGNKLINNNQELYLKEIVPGLEQGLSKKFLDVANEIIASATFDEMFPPGKTIINPITQAPRLPSSVLSPDIFEPPFEVGNPDGSILNKEFFQN; from the exons ATGATTTACTATAGGGGTTTTGAGGGTTTAGTGTTATTGCTGGTGTGCCTGGCGTTGCAGTATACTGTAATTTTTGCAAACTTGC CGTCCACAATTAGACCATGCGCCCGCAACGAACCTCTTCTGGAGCGCTGTATCATTAACGCTGTGTACCAAATAAGGCCATTACTAGTGCACGGAAACCTGGGGGATGGCTTCACAACACCCCCATTAGAACCGTTGTTCCTAGATAATATTGAACTAGGACTAACTAGTCAATTTCAAGCTGTTTTCACGGACCTTGAAGCCAATGGAGGAAGTAACTTTGTCATTGACCGTCTTAT TGCCAAACCGTTAGACACATCGTACGATCTCTGGATTACACTCCCGCGCATTGACTTTAGAGGGAAGTACTCGTTGCACCTTAATTGGCTACTTCTAGACATAAAAGGAAAGGGAAATATGCAGGGATATTGCG AAAACGCAAAAGCATTCGTTAAAATTCGTGGCTCTCGCTATCTGCGAAATGGCAAAGAATATGTGAAGTTCACCAAGATGACCATGCGCATTGATTTTGaggattttaaattaaacttggCAAACCTATTCAGCGGCGATCGAATTTTGGGGGACGTAGGAAATAAACTTATTAATAACAATCAAGAATTATATCTCAAAGAGATTGTGCCCGGCTTAGAGCAAGGACTTTCGAAAAAGTTTTTAGATGTGGCGAATGAAATCATTGCCAGCGCTACATTTGATGAGATGTTTCCCCCTGGAAAGACGATCATCAATCCGATTACACAAGCGCCAAGATTACCATCATCGGTTCTCAGTCCAGATATATTTGAGCCCCCCTTTGAAGTTGGAAATCCCGATGgaagtattttaaataaagagtTCTTTCAaaactga
- the LOC122613948 gene encoding uncharacterized protein LOC122613948 isoform X2, with amino-acid sequence MGDKQAAEAAWKRLSNELNSVGPPVKEASEWKRVWKDWKSCIRKKITNNRLEDSKATGKGSLYQDTLTPLEDAVAVICDLYDMADTIAEACPRAQSEMSHGVSLKCIKTDQDDSTVTDNHEYEDEDCSINIRPLSVQLEHSFSANTSHTTHKKRKRSKENASEMEQERSVPVLLDIARELSDLNRRSRLNAQRTKANTDALLALGTQIADLMQQQLKERKRLNAIMEKFVLKMESTD; translated from the exons ATG GGCGACAAGCAAGCGGCGGAGGCAGCGTGGAAGAGATTGTCAAATGAACTAAATAGTGTTGGACCCCCTGTCAAGGAAGCCAGCGAATGGAAACGG GTTTGGAAAGACTGGAAAAGTTgtattcgaaaaaaaattactaaTAATCGGCTAGAGGACTCTAAGGCTACTGGCAAAGGATCGCTATACCAAGATACTCTCACTCCCCTGGAGGATGCAGTTGCTGTAATCTGCGACTTATACGATATGGCAGACACCATCGCCGAAGCCTGTCCCAGGGCTCAATCTGAAATGAGCCACGGAGTTTCtctaaaatgcataaaaaccGACCAAGACGATTCCACGGTGACAGATAATC ACGAGTATGAGGATGAAGATTGCTCTATCAATATTAGACCTTTGAGTGTTCAGTTAGAGCATAGCTTTAGCGCTAACACTTCACATACTACtcataaaaaaagaaagcgtAGTAAAGAAAATGCTTCAGAAATGGAACAAGAACGTTCTGTTCCGGTTCTTTTGGATATAGCAAGAGAGCTTAGTGACTTAAATAGACGATCCCGCTTAAACGCCCAGCGAACTAAAGCTAACACCGATGCATTATTAGCACTGGGTACGCAGATAGCGGATTTAATGCAGCAGCAGTTAAAGGAACGTAAGCGACTTAACGCCATAATGGAGAAATTTGTACTGAAAATGGAATCCACCGATTAG